In Janibacter cremeus, a genomic segment contains:
- a CDS encoding branched-chain amino acid ABC transporter permease codes for MSAKTVLKVLPGVVVLVVLAVLPYISVTIPGILPGRVNGPGSLQLLAVCFIFAGFALSYDVIFGRTGLLSFGHALFISAGSYLLTISLSTWSLPLPLAIVVSLGLTTLLALVVGGIALRVGGIAFAMVTLAFAQAGSIIILRNPGDLTGGEEGLVLNRAAIPSILIGVQNASYRYWLALGFVVLAWVLVALLARSRAGHAMAAVRENEARAAVLGFTVYRVKLLAIVVGAFLGGLGGVVHAIVLGGSSPHLATAEFTLALLVMVVLGGAGRLWGAVVGGFVYHYADARLIELSGSSLVSSLPDLIGRLLGEPLFILGSLFVIIVYFAPQGITGLAVRALRKERA; via the coding sequence ATGAGTGCCAAGACGGTGCTCAAGGTCCTTCCCGGTGTGGTCGTCCTGGTCGTCCTCGCTGTCCTGCCCTACATATCGGTGACCATCCCCGGCATCCTGCCGGGACGGGTCAACGGCCCCGGATCGCTGCAACTGCTCGCGGTCTGCTTCATCTTCGCCGGGTTCGCGCTGAGCTACGACGTGATCTTCGGACGCACCGGCCTGCTCAGCTTCGGTCACGCACTCTTCATCTCCGCCGGCAGCTACCTGCTGACGATCTCGCTGTCGACGTGGTCGCTGCCGCTGCCGCTGGCGATCGTCGTCTCCCTCGGCCTGACGACCCTGTTGGCACTCGTCGTCGGCGGTATCGCGCTACGGGTCGGCGGGATCGCTTTCGCCATGGTGACCCTCGCCTTCGCCCAGGCCGGCTCGATCATCATCCTGCGCAACCCGGGCGACCTCACCGGTGGTGAGGAGGGTCTGGTCCTCAACCGCGCGGCCATCCCGTCCATCCTCATCGGCGTACAGAATGCGTCCTACCGGTACTGGCTCGCCCTGGGCTTCGTCGTGCTGGCGTGGGTGCTGGTCGCGTTGCTCGCGCGTTCACGTGCCGGGCACGCCATGGCTGCCGTGCGGGAGAACGAGGCCCGCGCAGCGGTCCTTGGTTTCACCGTCTACCGAGTGAAGCTGCTGGCCATCGTGGTGGGTGCCTTCCTCGGTGGCCTCGGTGGCGTCGTGCACGCAATCGTCCTCGGTGGCTCCAGCCCACACCTGGCGACGGCGGAGTTCACGCTCGCGCTACTGGTCATGGTCGTCCTCGGGGGGGCCGGGCGGTTGTGGGGCGCCGTCGTGGGCGGTTTCGTCTACCACTACGCGGACGCGCGCCTGATCGAGCTGAGTGGATCATCGTTGGTCTCCTCCCTGCCCGACCTCATCGGGCGTCTCCTCGGCGAGCCGCTGTTCATCCTCGGTTCGCTGTTCGTGATCATCGTCTACTTCGCACCCCAGGGGATCACCGGCCTCGCGGTGCGAGCACTGCGAAAGGAACGCGCATGA
- a CDS encoding helix-turn-helix domain-containing protein gives MAREEDDPIDQVTRLLELLASDASMARLAASPAPDGIKDLVMRVSGTRDEHRRRESAQTALLDIARELASEVDPATVLEAIVRRARTLLGTDLTYLTLYDPQAGDTFMRVTDGSVSAEFQSLRLELGDGLGGLVASTHKPYWTADYSADQRFSHTSAIDSGVSDEGIVAICGTPLIVESHFVGVLFAANRSPRPFSRSEVGLLGNLAALAAVAIVQTRALAEAQTALSALSEAHEMVRQQALGVERAAAAHDRFASVVLEGGGVSDVTRALVELLGGWVVLVDDAGERRSAFGPAPDPADGGADADPIVQLSVVDRARHEIGRLVEDDGIHAIGVIAAREQLGTLVVSAPRTLEDADQRTVERAAVVTALVLLFERQADEARQSARHRIVTDLLAARGGHEDRTAYLRDAGLDPRSPVCLLVVRGAGPTQLRSRALTVSTVLGERSLVGTHDDEIVALAPGEDADALARSLAGRMAKGASVTVGCSGPIRDVDDLPAAHDEAARTARALIALGRSGTGAAATELGFAGLIVGSNPDVQEYVTTVLGPVLRYDLDHGSDLVGTLAAYFAAGSSPRHAATSLHVHVNTVAQRLGRISALLGEHWQRPEQALEIQLALRLRRLLDDS, from the coding sequence ATGGCGCGCGAGGAGGATGACCCCATCGACCAGGTGACCCGGCTGCTCGAACTGCTGGCCTCGGACGCATCGATGGCCCGCCTGGCGGCGTCGCCGGCGCCCGATGGGATCAAGGACCTGGTGATGCGTGTCAGTGGCACCCGCGACGAGCACCGACGTCGAGAGTCAGCCCAGACGGCCCTGCTGGACATCGCTCGTGAGCTGGCCTCGGAGGTCGACCCGGCCACCGTCCTGGAAGCCATCGTGCGACGTGCCCGCACCCTGCTGGGCACCGACCTGACCTACCTCACCCTCTACGACCCGCAGGCCGGGGACACCTTCATGCGGGTGACCGACGGGTCGGTGTCCGCGGAGTTCCAGTCACTTCGCCTCGAGCTCGGGGACGGCCTCGGTGGGCTCGTCGCTTCCACCCACAAGCCCTACTGGACGGCCGACTACTCCGCGGACCAGCGCTTCAGCCACACCTCGGCGATCGACAGCGGGGTCAGCGACGAGGGAATCGTCGCCATCTGCGGCACACCGTTGATCGTCGAGTCACACTTCGTCGGCGTGCTCTTCGCCGCCAACCGCAGCCCTCGCCCCTTCTCCCGCTCCGAGGTGGGGCTGCTCGGCAACCTCGCCGCACTCGCTGCCGTTGCGATCGTGCAGACCCGCGCCCTGGCCGAGGCCCAGACCGCCTTGTCCGCGCTGTCCGAGGCCCACGAGATGGTCCGGCAACAAGCCCTGGGGGTCGAGCGGGCCGCAGCCGCGCACGACCGCTTCGCCTCGGTCGTTCTCGAGGGCGGCGGCGTCAGCGACGTCACTCGTGCGCTCGTCGAGCTGCTCGGCGGCTGGGTCGTCCTCGTCGACGACGCGGGTGAGCGGCGCAGCGCATTCGGACCCGCACCGGACCCCGCAGACGGCGGGGCCGACGCGGACCCGATCGTGCAGCTGTCGGTCGTCGACCGCGCCCGCCACGAGATCGGCAGGCTCGTCGAGGACGACGGCATCCACGCCATCGGGGTCATCGCCGCCCGGGAACAGCTCGGCACCCTCGTCGTGAGTGCCCCGCGAACCCTGGAGGACGCGGACCAGCGCACCGTCGAGCGGGCCGCCGTCGTCACCGCCCTCGTCCTGCTCTTCGAGCGGCAGGCCGACGAAGCCCGACAGAGCGCACGCCACCGCATCGTCACCGACCTCCTCGCTGCACGTGGTGGCCACGAAGACCGCACCGCCTACCTGCGTGATGCGGGCCTGGATCCCCGCTCGCCCGTGTGCCTGCTGGTCGTCCGGGGCGCGGGCCCGACACAGCTGCGGTCCCGGGCCCTGACCGTGAGCACGGTCCTGGGCGAGCGCTCCCTCGTGGGGACCCACGACGACGAGATCGTCGCGCTGGCGCCGGGAGAGGACGCGGATGCCCTCGCCCGATCACTGGCCGGCCGCATGGCGAAGGGCGCATCGGTCACCGTCGGCTGCAGCGGCCCGATCCGCGATGTCGACGACCTGCCGGCCGCCCATGATGAGGCGGCGCGCACGGCCCGTGCCCTGATCGCCCTCGGCCGCTCCGGTACCGGCGCCGCGGCGACCGAGCTCGGCTTCGCCGGACTGATCGTCGGCTCGAATCCGGATGTGCAGGAGTACGTCACGACCGTCCTGGGGCCGGTGCTGCGCTACGACCTGGACCACGGTAGCGATCTCGTCGGTACCCTCGCTGCCTACTTCGCCGCCGGGTCGAGCCCACGGCACGCCGCCACCTCCCTGCACGTGCACGTCAACACCGTTGCCCAGCGTCTGGGCCGGATCAGCGCGCTGCTGGGCGAGCACTGGCAGCGCCCGGAGCAGGCGCTGGAGATCCAGCTGGCGCTACGGCTGAGGCGGCTCCTGGACGACTCCTGA
- a CDS encoding substrate-binding domain-containing protein, producing the protein MTKRWIILTGTALSLSLAACGTPGEASGGGDDGGSEDPFQVGLVYSKSGPLAPYGAQYKAAFDVGLDYATDGTGEVDGREIEISEKDDAGDPSKAVSAATTLIGQGSDIIAGSTSSGVALQVAPLAKDNETLFISGPAATDGVTGLNEYTFRSGRQTYQDVATAGTMLGDVDGKKVTVLAQDSAFGTANIDAVKGVLGEKGAEVTAIEAPAAAKDFTPFATKIKSQSPDLLFVAWAGENATSMWGTLSQQGVFDTTKVVTGLDIKATHSLFGEAGTKIDFLSHFFKGAADNEAYTALSSGLEENGEEVDLFSNDGFVAAQMIVQALKEGEGDTNAMIDALEGWTFEGPKGEMEIRAEDHAVLQPMFTVSLEKDGEEFVPVLGETVDPADVAPPVSEFE; encoded by the coding sequence ATGACGAAGCGTTGGATCATCCTGACGGGTACGGCCCTGAGCCTGTCCTTGGCGGCGTGCGGCACCCCCGGCGAGGCCAGTGGGGGTGGGGACGACGGCGGGAGCGAGGACCCCTTCCAGGTCGGTCTCGTCTACAGCAAGTCGGGTCCGCTCGCTCCCTACGGTGCGCAGTACAAGGCGGCCTTCGACGTCGGCCTCGACTACGCCACCGACGGCACCGGCGAGGTCGATGGCCGTGAGATCGAGATCAGCGAGAAGGACGACGCCGGTGACCCGTCGAAGGCCGTGTCGGCCGCGACCACTCTCATCGGCCAGGGCAGCGACATCATCGCCGGCTCCACCTCCTCGGGTGTGGCGCTGCAGGTGGCTCCGCTCGCCAAGGACAACGAGACCCTCTTCATCTCCGGTCCCGCCGCCACGGACGGGGTCACCGGGCTGAACGAGTACACCTTCCGGTCGGGCCGCCAGACCTACCAGGACGTCGCCACGGCGGGCACCATGCTCGGTGACGTCGACGGCAAGAAGGTCACGGTCCTGGCCCAGGACAGTGCCTTCGGTACGGCCAACATCGACGCCGTCAAGGGCGTCCTGGGGGAGAAGGGGGCCGAGGTCACCGCGATCGAGGCGCCGGCCGCGGCCAAGGACTTCACCCCCTTCGCCACGAAGATCAAGAGCCAGTCACCCGACCTGCTCTTTGTCGCCTGGGCGGGCGAGAACGCCACGTCGATGTGGGGAACCCTCTCGCAGCAGGGCGTCTTCGACACCACGAAGGTCGTGACCGGCCTGGACATCAAGGCCACCCACTCCCTGTTCGGCGAGGCCGGCACCAAGATCGACTTCCTGTCCCACTTCTTCAAGGGTGCTGCAGACAACGAGGCCTACACGGCGCTCTCCAGCGGCCTGGAGGAGAACGGCGAGGAGGTCGACCTGTTCAGCAACGACGGATTCGTCGCCGCGCAGATGATCGTCCAGGCACTCAAGGAGGGCGAGGGCGACACCAACGCGATGATCGACGCGCTCGAGGGGTGGACGTTCGAGGGCCCCAAGGGTGAGATGGAGATCCGCGCCGAGGACCACGCGGTCCTGCAGCCGATGTTCACCGTCTCCTTGGAGAAGGACGGCGAGGAGTTCGTGCCCGTCCTCGGCGAGACCGTCGACCCGGCAGACGTGGCTCCGCCCGTCTCCGAGTTCGAGTGA
- a CDS encoding ABC transporter ATP-binding protein, giving the protein MTVADLHVRFGGSHILQGLDFEVPATGVTALLGRNGVGKTTTLKAILGLAPRTGTITLDGKTIQNRATTKIVRDGVGYVPEDREVFGGLTVEENLRLVEPDLGTDTPIVQRLFPDLVPRRAQRAGTLSGGQQQMVSLARVLLRDNRLLLVDEPTKGLAPKLVTEVADVLAEVARSTPILLVEQNLPLVRRIADTVVVIDAGRVVHTGSAADLIADQELTRELLGVAMRREGAA; this is encoded by the coding sequence CTGACGGTAGCGGACCTGCACGTGAGGTTCGGTGGTTCGCACATCCTCCAAGGTCTCGACTTCGAGGTACCGGCCACCGGCGTGACCGCACTCCTGGGACGCAACGGCGTCGGCAAGACCACGACGCTCAAGGCGATCCTTGGTCTGGCCCCGCGAACCGGCACGATCACCCTGGACGGCAAGACCATCCAGAACCGTGCGACGACGAAGATCGTGCGTGATGGTGTCGGATACGTCCCCGAGGACCGCGAGGTCTTCGGGGGGCTGACCGTCGAGGAGAACCTCCGTCTGGTCGAGCCCGATCTGGGCACCGACACGCCCATCGTCCAGCGACTGTTTCCCGACCTCGTCCCCCGACGCGCGCAGCGCGCCGGCACGCTCTCGGGCGGTCAGCAGCAAATGGTCTCGCTCGCGCGGGTCCTGCTGCGCGACAACCGGCTGCTGCTCGTCGACGAGCCGACGAAGGGATTGGCACCCAAGCTCGTCACCGAGGTGGCCGACGTGCTCGCCGAGGTCGCCCGGAGCACACCGATCCTCCTGGTCGAGCAGAACCTGCCACTCGTGCGCCGCATCGCCGACACGGTCGTCGTCATCGATGCCGGCCGGGTCGTGCACACCGGATCAGCCGCTGACCTCATCGCCGACCAGGAGCTGACCCGCGAGCTGCTCGGGGTCGCCATGCGACGGGAGGGAGCAGCATGA
- a CDS encoding branched-chain amino acid ABC transporter permease: MNEFTLILVTGLGLGALYFLAASGLSLIYGLMGVLNFAHSAFMMAGSYAGWEVMRRLPDSMSVTLRLLLAILAALVVGALIGAVVEVTLIRPLYKHHIQQVLVTVGLSLAAVAVAQAVWSADPKPMESPEWMSTTTELGGALLPNDRLVFVAVALALFLGLLALLRYTRLGLIIRAGVENRTMVEALGINVRSTFTIVFAMGGAAAALAGILYSQYVGAVSPAQGGSLLIYAFIVVVIGGMGSLVGTAVAAVAVGLVQQMANYYAASGAGDLSVVLLLAIVLLLRPASMKGGHA; encoded by the coding sequence ATGAACGAGTTCACCCTCATCCTCGTGACCGGCCTGGGTCTGGGCGCGCTGTACTTCCTCGCGGCCAGCGGCCTCAGCCTCATCTACGGGCTCATGGGGGTGCTGAACTTCGCCCACAGCGCCTTCATGATGGCCGGCTCCTATGCCGGCTGGGAGGTCATGCGCCGACTCCCGGACAGCATGTCGGTGACCCTGCGCCTGCTCCTGGCCATCCTCGCCGCGCTGGTCGTCGGGGCGCTGATCGGGGCGGTGGTCGAGGTGACCCTGATCCGACCGCTCTACAAGCACCACATCCAGCAGGTGCTCGTCACCGTCGGTCTCTCGCTCGCGGCGGTCGCCGTGGCACAGGCCGTGTGGAGCGCCGACCCCAAGCCCATGGAGTCCCCCGAGTGGATGTCGACGACGACCGAGCTCGGTGGCGCACTCCTGCCCAACGACCGGCTGGTCTTCGTCGCCGTGGCACTCGCCCTCTTCCTCGGGTTGCTCGCACTGCTGCGCTACACCCGACTGGGCCTGATCATCCGGGCCGGCGTGGAGAACCGCACCATGGTCGAGGCCTTGGGTATCAACGTGCGCAGCACCTTCACCATCGTCTTCGCCATGGGAGGAGCGGCCGCCGCGTTGGCCGGGATCCTGTACTCCCAGTACGTGGGCGCGGTCTCCCCGGCCCAAGGTGGCTCCCTGCTGATCTACGCCTTCATCGTCGTCGTCATCGGTGGGATGGGCTCCCTCGTGGGCACCGCCGTCGCGGCCGTGGCAGTCGGTCTGGTGCAGCAGATGGCCAACTACTACGCCGCGAGCGGAGCCGGTGACCTGTCGGTCGTCCTGCTGCTGGCGATCGTCCTGCTCCTTCGCCCGGCCTCGATGAAGGGTGGTCACGCATGA
- a CDS encoding alpha/beta hydrolase, with the protein MTTDPSFVIELPVGSLAIHDLTIGTADPGVPVVLAVHGITANGLSFRQVAEELHRRHGPGAVRVLAPDLRGRGASREAPGPYGLAAHVADLTTVVGAFGVNPVIVGHSMGGFIAALAAAEHPRLYRSVVLVDGGLAFPPPPGLDVDAALAAVIGPAMDRLSMRWEDESAHQDFWAEHPAVGPLLSGSPAAESVRRYLDHDLVPATDTPGAVMSSCILDAVRRDGRDVLVDEDTHSAAGRAVAAGVPVELVWARRGLLDEPQGLYDEGRLAALDLPDQLAVHGVDANHYDVILTGEGLTSVVDAIDRGLAVDPAGREIA; encoded by the coding sequence ATGACCACCGATCCGTCCTTCGTCATCGAGCTGCCCGTCGGAAGTCTGGCCATCCACGACCTGACCATCGGCACGGCCGACCCCGGGGTACCCGTGGTGCTGGCCGTGCACGGGATCACCGCGAACGGCCTCTCCTTCCGCCAGGTCGCCGAGGAGCTGCACCGTCGTCACGGTCCCGGGGCGGTGCGTGTCCTGGCCCCGGACCTGCGGGGGCGCGGGGCGAGCCGCGAGGCGCCGGGGCCGTACGGGCTGGCAGCACACGTCGCCGACCTGACCACGGTCGTCGGGGCCTTCGGCGTGAACCCGGTGATCGTCGGTCACTCGATGGGCGGCTTCATCGCGGCACTCGCAGCGGCCGAGCACCCGCGGCTGTACCGCTCGGTCGTCCTCGTCGACGGGGGTCTGGCCTTCCCCCCGCCACCCGGCCTGGACGTGGACGCCGCTCTGGCCGCCGTCATCGGCCCGGCCATGGACCGGTTGTCGATGCGCTGGGAGGACGAGTCGGCCCACCAGGACTTCTGGGCAGAGCACCCGGCCGTCGGGCCCCTGCTCTCCGGCAGTCCGGCCGCCGAGTCGGTGCGGCGCTACCTCGACCACGACCTCGTACCGGCAACGGACACCCCCGGGGCAGTGATGAGCTCGTGCATCCTCGATGCCGTCCGCCGCGATGGTCGGGACGTCCTCGTCGACGAGGACACCCACTCCGCAGCCGGGCGAGCGGTGGCAGCGGGCGTTCCCGTGGAGCTGGTGTGGGCCCGTCGGGGCTTGCTGGACGAGCCCCAGGGGCTGTACGACGAAGGGCGGCTGGCCGCTCTGGACCTGCCCGACCAGCTGGCCGTCCACGGCGTCGACGCCAACCACTACGACGTGATCCTCACGGGCGAGGGACTCACCAGTGTCGTGGACGCCATCGACCGGGGTCTGGCGGTGGACCCGGCGGGCCGGGAGATCGCCTAG
- a CDS encoding ATP-binding cassette domain-containing protein, with protein sequence MIAATGIGWRIGGARILEEISLEVGAGELLGIIGPNGAGKSSLVNILSGVTRPTQGRVTLKDEDVTRLSSTRRARQGLARSFQTSALFDGLSARENVRLAIQAAGAAPFSPFRAASGTGAETIELLLARVRMPGKGETMARDLSHGDRRKLELAMALASQPSVLLLDEPMAGVSAEDVDGLTEIIGEVRDSGVAVAMVEHHMHVVLGLADRVAVLHHGQLLAIGSPSEVTSDDRVQQAYLGEAL encoded by the coding sequence GTGATCGCCGCCACCGGGATCGGGTGGCGCATCGGGGGAGCTCGCATCCTCGAGGAGATCAGTCTCGAGGTCGGGGCCGGTGAGCTGCTCGGCATCATCGGCCCCAACGGCGCCGGGAAGTCATCACTGGTGAACATCCTCTCCGGTGTCACCCGCCCCACGCAGGGGCGGGTGACCCTGAAGGACGAGGACGTCACGCGCCTGAGCTCCACCCGGCGGGCACGCCAAGGGCTCGCCCGCTCGTTCCAGACATCGGCACTCTTCGACGGGCTGAGCGCCCGGGAGAATGTGCGACTGGCGATCCAGGCAGCCGGGGCGGCCCCCTTCTCGCCGTTCCGCGCCGCCAGCGGCACGGGCGCCGAGACGATCGAGCTCCTGCTCGCGCGGGTCCGCATGCCGGGCAAGGGGGAGACCATGGCCCGGGACCTCTCGCACGGGGACCGCCGCAAGCTGGAGCTTGCGATGGCCTTGGCCTCGCAGCCGTCGGTGCTCCTGCTCGACGAGCCGATGGCAGGGGTGTCCGCCGAGGACGTCGACGGTCTCACCGAGATCATCGGCGAGGTCCGTGACAGCGGGGTCGCGGTGGCGATGGTCGAGCACCACATGCACGTGGTGCTCGGTCTGGCCGACCGGGTGGCCGTCCTCCACCACGGGCAGCTGCTGGCCATCGGCAGCCCGAGCGAGGTCACCTCCGACGACCGTGTGCAACAGGCCTACCTGGGAGAAGCACTGTGA
- the dxs gene encoding 1-deoxy-D-xylulose-5-phosphate synthase, whose protein sequence is MAVLKTITSPVDLKRLPAELLETLAEEIRAFLVERVSRSGGHLGPNLGVVELTLAIHRVFDSPNDTVVFDTGHQSYVHKLLTGRQDFEGLRTRGGLSGYPSRDESEHDVVENSHASTSLSWAEGIARGYHLRGEDRHAVAVIGDGALTGGMAWEALNNIAANKNLPLVIVVNDNERSYSPTIGGLADHLAMLRTNRQYEQVLDWGKETLHRTPFVGRTAYQAFHSMKKGAKDFWAPQGMFEDLGIKYVGPVDGHDEASVEQALRRAKSFGGPVLVHVITQKGRGYDHACNDVADQFHTVGKINPETGLPLEIAGRSWTDEFSDEMLDLGRERNDIVAITAAMMMPVGLKPFADAYPERIIDVGIAEQHATTMAAGLAFSGMHPVLAIYATFLNRAFDQLLMDCAMHKAGVTFVLDRAGVTGPDGASHHGMWDMSLVSIVPGLRLAAPRDGQQIRRALREAVDVDDGPTVIRFPKGSVAEPLEAIATTDGLDVLAGDHESDPEVLIVSVGSMAGTATTVAEKLGAEGHDALVVDPRWVLPVPDGVVELARRAGRVAVIEDNNVAGGVGAEVSRALEDAGVAVPVHRFGLPKEFLGHASRGQVLEAAGLTPEPIVERLRTQM, encoded by the coding sequence GTGGCAGTCCTGAAGACGATCACCTCTCCCGTCGACCTCAAGCGGCTCCCTGCCGAGCTGCTCGAGACACTCGCCGAGGAGATCCGAGCCTTCCTCGTCGAGCGGGTCTCGCGCAGTGGGGGACACCTCGGGCCCAACCTCGGTGTCGTCGAGCTGACTCTGGCGATCCACCGGGTCTTCGACTCACCGAACGACACCGTCGTCTTCGACACCGGTCACCAGTCCTACGTGCACAAGTTGCTCACCGGGCGACAGGACTTCGAGGGGCTACGCACCCGCGGTGGCCTGTCCGGTTACCCGAGCCGTGACGAGTCCGAGCACGACGTCGTGGAGAACAGTCACGCCTCGACCTCCTTGTCATGGGCGGAGGGCATCGCCCGGGGATACCACCTGCGTGGCGAGGACCGGCACGCCGTCGCGGTCATCGGTGACGGGGCCCTGACCGGCGGCATGGCCTGGGAGGCGCTGAACAACATCGCCGCCAACAAGAACCTCCCCCTCGTCATCGTCGTCAACGACAACGAGCGCTCCTACTCCCCGACGATCGGCGGGCTCGCCGACCATCTGGCGATGCTGCGGACCAACCGCCAGTACGAGCAGGTGCTCGACTGGGGCAAGGAGACGCTGCACCGGACCCCCTTCGTCGGCCGGACGGCCTACCAGGCCTTCCACTCGATGAAGAAGGGAGCCAAGGACTTCTGGGCACCCCAGGGCATGTTCGAGGACCTGGGCATCAAGTACGTCGGTCCCGTCGATGGTCATGACGAGGCCAGCGTCGAGCAGGCGCTGCGCCGGGCGAAGTCCTTCGGTGGTCCGGTGCTCGTGCACGTCATCACGCAGAAGGGCCGCGGTTACGACCACGCCTGCAACGATGTCGCCGACCAGTTCCACACCGTCGGCAAGATCAACCCCGAGACCGGCCTGCCGCTGGAGATCGCCGGACGATCGTGGACCGACGAGTTCAGCGACGAGATGCTCGACCTCGGTCGCGAGCGCAACGACATCGTCGCGATCACCGCGGCGATGATGATGCCGGTGGGCCTGAAGCCCTTCGCCGATGCCTACCCGGAGCGGATCATCGACGTCGGTATCGCCGAGCAGCACGCCACGACGATGGCCGCGGGCCTGGCCTTCTCCGGCATGCACCCGGTCCTCGCCATCTACGCCACCTTCCTCAACCGCGCCTTCGACCAGCTGCTCATGGACTGCGCGATGCACAAGGCGGGGGTGACCTTCGTCCTCGACCGCGCGGGGGTCACCGGGCCGGACGGCGCGAGCCACCACGGCATGTGGGACATGTCCCTGGTGTCCATCGTGCCCGGACTGCGTCTGGCTGCGCCCCGGGACGGGCAGCAGATCCGTCGTGCCCTGCGTGAGGCGGTCGACGTCGACGATGGGCCCACCGTCATCCGATTCCCCAAGGGCAGTGTCGCCGAGCCGCTCGAGGCGATCGCGACCACCGACGGTCTGGACGTGCTGGCCGGCGACCACGAGAGCGACCCCGAGGTGCTCATCGTCTCCGTGGGTTCCATGGCGGGCACCGCGACGACCGTGGCGGAGAAGCTCGGGGCCGAGGGGCACGACGCGCTCGTCGTCGACCCTCGCTGGGTGCTGCCCGTGCCCGACGGCGTCGTCGAGCTCGCCCGCCGTGCCGGCCGCGTCGCGGTCATCGAGGACAACAATGTCGCCGGCGGTGTCGGGGCAGAGGTCTCCCGTGCCCTCGAGGACGCGGGCGTGGCCGTACCGGTGCACCGCTTCGGCCTACCCAAGGAGTTTCTCGGGCACGCCTCCCGTGGTCAGGTCCTCGAGGCGGCCGGACTGACCCCCGAGCCGATCGTGGAGCGACTGCGCACCCAGATGTAA